A window of the Agromyces mariniharenae genome harbors these coding sequences:
- a CDS encoding RNA-binding protein: protein MLQSALEHLVKGIVDHPDDVKVVTASSARGEVLEVHVNPEDLGRVIGRAGRTAKALRTLVTALADGRRVRVDVVDTDD, encoded by the coding sequence TTGCTCCAGTCCGCGCTCGAACACCTCGTCAAGGGGATCGTCGATCATCCTGACGACGTGAAGGTCGTCACCGCGTCGAGCGCACGCGGCGAGGTCCTCGAGGTTCACGTGAACCCCGAGGACCTCGGTCGCGTGATCGGCCGCGCCGGGCGCACGGCGAAGGCGCTGCGCACCCTGGTGACCGCGCTCGCCGACGGTCGCCGCGTGCGGGTCGACGTCGTCGACACCGACGACTGA
- a CDS encoding sirohydrochlorin chelatase, translating into MVGTSGADVPADIPGIHPLRLVAVTHGAPSAENREAVIRLVDAVASERPELDVSISFVDAANRDVAASLAAAAEPDAVIVPLVLSAGFHVRTGLSLGLDRLGGGAQLADELGPDDRIVAVLARRLRDLGLDEEDTVVLAAAGSNDPRAVRECFETARRLAQRLGRPVTVGFIAAAIPRLPDAIEMIREVHPGTRVVVGAYLLAPGTFYDAAAGAGGDLIAEPLLLPDRPAPHELVELVLERYAAVDANDWEPV; encoded by the coding sequence ATGGTCGGGACGAGCGGTGCGGACGTGCCGGCGGACATACCCGGCATCCACCCCCTCCGGCTCGTCGCGGTCACGCACGGCGCCCCCTCGGCGGAGAACCGCGAGGCCGTGATCCGGCTCGTCGACGCCGTCGCCTCCGAGCGGCCCGAGCTCGACGTGTCGATCAGCTTCGTGGATGCCGCGAACCGCGACGTCGCGGCATCCCTCGCGGCCGCCGCCGAGCCCGACGCGGTCATCGTGCCGCTCGTGCTCTCCGCCGGCTTCCACGTGCGCACCGGCTTGTCGCTCGGCCTCGACCGCCTCGGCGGCGGCGCACAGCTCGCCGACGAGCTCGGGCCCGACGACCGCATCGTCGCCGTGCTCGCGCGACGCCTCCGCGACCTGGGGCTCGACGAGGAGGACACGGTCGTGCTCGCGGCCGCCGGGTCCAACGACCCGCGCGCGGTGCGCGAGTGCTTCGAGACCGCGCGGCGGCTGGCCCAGCGCCTCGGCCGACCCGTGACGGTCGGGTTCATCGCCGCAGCGATCCCGCGGCTGCCCGACGCGATCGAGATGATCCGCGAGGTGCACCCGGGCACGCGCGTCGTCGTCGGCGCCTACCTGCTCGCGCCGGGCACGTTCTACGACGCGGCTGCGGGTGCCGGGGGAGACCTCATCGCCGAGCCGCTGCTGCTGCCCGACCGCCCCGCCCCGCACGAGCTCGTCGAGCTCGTGCTCGAGCGCTACGCAGCGGTCGACGCGAACGACTGGGAGCCCGTCTGA
- the rimM gene encoding ribosome maturation factor RimM (Essential for efficient processing of 16S rRNA), whose product MARAPRTQLRVGRLTKAHGLKGAIKLELYTDDPERRFVPGAEFSLQVPESSPWHGKHLTLRELRWYNGHPVGFFEGVDDRTAAEGLVKAILWVEHVDDEAPEDDAWYDHQLVGLAVMRDGVKVGEVVHVDHLPAQDLLIVKAHGREVMVPFVSAIVPEVDIAAGTLTVTPPAGLFEELPEEPEAPAEGEGETSDAEASAPDASAADGDAEASDRADDPAE is encoded by the coding sequence GTGGCGCGCGCACCTCGCACGCAGCTCAGGGTCGGCCGTCTCACCAAGGCCCACGGCCTCAAGGGCGCCATCAAGCTCGAGCTCTACACCGACGACCCCGAGCGCCGCTTCGTGCCGGGCGCGGAGTTCTCGCTGCAGGTGCCCGAGTCGTCGCCGTGGCACGGCAAGCACCTCACGCTCCGCGAGCTCCGCTGGTACAACGGCCACCCGGTCGGCTTCTTCGAGGGCGTCGACGACCGCACCGCGGCCGAGGGCCTCGTGAAGGCCATCCTCTGGGTCGAGCACGTCGACGACGAGGCGCCCGAGGACGACGCCTGGTACGACCACCAGCTCGTGGGTCTCGCCGTCATGCGCGACGGCGTCAAGGTCGGCGAGGTCGTGCACGTCGACCACCTTCCCGCCCAAGACCTGCTCATCGTGAAGGCCCACGGCCGCGAGGTCATGGTGCCGTTCGTGTCGGCCATCGTGCCCGAGGTCGACATCGCCGCAGGCACGCTCACCGTGACGCCGCCCGCCGGGCTGTTCGAGGAGCTCCCGGAGGAGCCCGAGGCGCCCGCCGAGGGGGAGGGCGAGACGTCCGACGCCGAGGCGAGCGCACCTGACGCGTCGGCCGCCGACGGCGACGCCGAGGCATCCGACCGCGCCGACGACCCCGCCGAGTAG
- a CDS encoding FAD-dependent oxidoreductase, protein MSALRIVLVGYGPVGARFVEELLPSVRSGAVELTVVAGEDVEAYNRVLVAEYAVGNTDLDAMLVGDREAAEEAGARVLLGVAATAIDRAAHLVRLSTGEELAYDRLVLATGSRANVPTLDGVERHRRDLASLGKYARQLVARDDDLPAGVTALRDLADAERVLEAVRERRRIIVLGAGVLGLELALAAAHAGAQVCVVHHGPHPMPRNLDRGGGQVLRAALRRTGITVIAHSRAEAVAFRTDDEGRRRFDMLVTADGKQLRGDLLVLSCGVSPRNELATLAGLRTAVGIVVSPRLQSWSDPDVYAIGDCAQVVERTEELAGQRVLPGAPSGLIGPGWRQAAWLAEAFATEAAGRAGDGAGGATGAVPAERDPIVMLKAEHIDVVAVGDISADPWDDDALHPRRRVSQWADPEHLRYVKMVTEDGALTGFVSVGMPRTAAELTLLFERRGELPADRSLLLRFDGPDYDPSEDADAFAPATTVCWCNGVTVGRIEESAACGNTTVECVGRDTRAGTGCGGCKTRIADVLGRVAEADGTPSLTA, encoded by the coding sequence ATGAGCGCGCTCAGGATCGTCCTCGTCGGCTACGGGCCGGTCGGCGCCCGCTTCGTGGAGGAGCTGCTGCCGTCGGTGCGCAGCGGCGCCGTCGAGCTCACGGTCGTGGCCGGTGAGGACGTCGAGGCCTACAATCGCGTGCTCGTCGCCGAGTACGCGGTCGGCAACACCGACCTCGACGCCATGCTCGTCGGCGACCGCGAGGCGGCCGAGGAGGCCGGCGCCCGCGTGCTGCTCGGGGTCGCCGCGACCGCGATCGACCGGGCCGCGCACCTCGTGCGGCTCAGCACGGGCGAGGAGCTCGCCTACGACCGGCTCGTCCTCGCCACCGGATCGCGAGCGAACGTCCCGACGCTCGACGGGGTCGAGCGCCATCGCCGCGACCTCGCGTCGCTCGGGAAGTACGCGAGGCAGCTCGTGGCCCGTGACGACGACCTGCCCGCCGGCGTCACCGCGCTGCGCGACCTCGCCGACGCCGAGCGGGTGCTCGAGGCCGTGCGCGAGCGACGCCGCATCATCGTGCTCGGCGCCGGCGTGCTCGGCCTCGAGCTCGCCCTCGCGGCGGCCCACGCGGGTGCGCAGGTGTGCGTCGTGCACCACGGGCCGCACCCGATGCCGCGCAACCTCGACCGGGGCGGCGGGCAGGTGCTTCGGGCCGCGCTGCGCCGCACGGGCATCACGGTCATCGCGCACAGCCGCGCCGAGGCGGTGGCGTTCCGCACCGACGACGAGGGCCGGCGCCGGTTCGACATGCTCGTGACGGCCGACGGCAAGCAGCTCCGCGGCGACCTGCTCGTGCTCTCGTGCGGCGTGAGCCCGCGCAACGAGCTCGCGACGCTCGCGGGCCTGCGCACCGCCGTCGGCATCGTCGTGAGTCCGCGACTGCAGTCGTGGAGCGACCCCGACGTGTACGCGATCGGGGACTGCGCCCAAGTCGTCGAGCGCACCGAGGAGCTCGCCGGGCAGCGCGTGCTCCCCGGCGCGCCGTCGGGGCTCATCGGCCCGGGATGGCGCCAGGCCGCATGGCTCGCCGAGGCGTTCGCGACCGAGGCCGCGGGACGCGCCGGCGACGGCGCAGGCGGCGCCACCGGCGCCGTGCCCGCCGAGCGCGACCCGATCGTCATGCTCAAGGCCGAGCACATCGACGTCGTCGCGGTCGGCGACATCTCGGCCGACCCGTGGGACGACGACGCGCTGCACCCGCGCCGCCGCGTCTCGCAGTGGGCCGATCCCGAGCACCTGCGCTACGTGAAGATGGTCACCGAGGACGGCGCCCTCACTGGATTCGTGAGCGTCGGGATGCCGCGCACGGCCGCCGAGCTCACGCTGCTGTTCGAGCGCCGCGGCGAGCTCCCGGCCGACCGCTCGCTGCTCCTGCGCTTCGACGGGCCCGACTACGACCCGAGCGAGGACGCCGACGCGTTCGCGCCCGCGACGACCGTGTGCTGGTGCAACGGCGTCACCGTGGGCCGCATCGAGGAGTCGGCCGCGTGCGGCAACACGACCGTGGAGTGCGTCGGCCGCGACACCCGCGCGGGCACGGGCTGCGGCGGGTGCAAGACCCGGATCGCCGACGTGCTCGGGCGCGTCGCGGAGGCGGACGGGACGCCGAGCCTCACGGCGTGA
- the trmD gene encoding tRNA (guanosine(37)-N1)-methyltransferase TrmD, translated as MRIDIVTIFPSFFDVLDLSLLGKARQSGLIDVRTHDLREHTHDRHRTVDDTPYGGGAGMVMKPEPWGEALDEIVGDGASDALLVVPSPAGEPFTQATARELAAEAHLVFACGRYEGIDQRVVDHYGERMRVRLISLGDYVLNGGEVAVMAMIEAAGRLVPGVVGNPESLVEESHEDGLLEYPSYTKPASWRGLEVPPVLLSGNHGAIAAWRHEQQVERTRRVRPELLDD; from the coding sequence ATGCGGATCGACATCGTCACGATCTTCCCGTCGTTCTTCGACGTGCTCGACCTGTCGCTGCTCGGCAAGGCGCGGCAGTCGGGGCTGATCGACGTCCGCACGCACGACCTCCGCGAGCACACGCACGACCGGCACCGCACGGTCGACGACACGCCGTACGGCGGCGGTGCGGGCATGGTCATGAAGCCCGAGCCGTGGGGCGAGGCGCTCGACGAGATCGTGGGCGACGGGGCATCCGATGCGCTGCTCGTCGTACCATCGCCCGCCGGCGAGCCGTTCACGCAGGCGACCGCACGCGAGCTCGCCGCCGAGGCGCACCTCGTGTTCGCATGCGGCCGCTACGAGGGGATCGACCAGCGCGTCGTCGACCACTACGGCGAGCGGATGCGCGTGCGCCTCATCAGCCTCGGCGACTACGTGCTGAACGGCGGCGAGGTGGCCGTCATGGCCATGATCGAGGCGGCGGGCCGGCTCGTGCCCGGCGTCGTCGGCAATCCCGAGAGCCTCGTCGAGGAGTCGCACGAGGACGGGCTGCTCGAGTACCCGAGCTACACCAAGCCCGCGTCGTGGCGCGGACTCGAGGTGCCGCCCGTGCTGCTCTCGGGCAACCACGGCGCGATCGCCGCGTGGCGGCACGAGCAGCAGGTCGAGCGCACCCGGCGCGTGCGGCCCGAGCTGCTCGACGACTGA